In Desulfomicrobium apsheronum, the DNA window GGTCGCACGGCGCCCAACCCCTGCGTCGGGGCGGTGCTGGTGCGCGGCGGAGAGATTGTGGCCGAAGGCTGGCATACGGCTTGCGGACAGCCTCATGCCGAGGTCGAGGCTCTGCGCGACGCACGGGCCAAAGGCATTGATCCGAGCGGATGCACCCTCTACGTCACCCTTGAGCCATGCAACCATCATGGTAAGACGCCTCCCTGCACCCAGGCCATCCTGGAGGCCGGGATCGCGGAGGTGGTCATCGGGTGCATCGATCCCAACCGATCCGTGGCCGGGGGCGGGGCCGACAGCCTGAGGAACAGGCGCGTCAAGGTGCGCACGGGCCTTCGCGAGCAGGAATGCAAAGATCTCATCGCCGATTTTCTGATCTGGCAGACCACTGCCCGCCCGTACTCCATTCTCAAGCTGGCCACGACCCTGGACGGCAAGATCGCCACCCGCGACGGCCAGGCGGCCTGGATCTCCGGAGAAGCCTCGCGCCGCGAAGTGCACCGGCTGCGAACCTGGTGCGGAGCGGTCATCGTCGGCGGCGGCACGTTCCGCGCGGACAACCCAATGCTGACCTGCCGACTGCCCGAATACGATGGCCCGCAACCCCTGGCGGTGATCGTTTCCCGCGAACTGCCGGACCCGGGAAAGGGCTCTCATCTTCTGTCCGCCCGACCCGGCCAGACCGTGTTTTGGACAACCGAGGCGCAAAGCCGCTCCGAGCGGGCCACGCAGCTTACGGAACTGGGCGTCACGGTCTGGGGACTGCCCTTCCTGAAATCCGAGCCCGAGGCCCTCGACCTTGGCGCGGGGCTGCAACTGCTGCGCAGTGACAAGGGTTGCCTGTACACCCTGACCGAGGGCGGCGGACATCTGGCCGGGTCCATGCAAAGACAGGGGCTGGTCGACGAACTGCGCATCTTCCAGGCCATGAAGGTTCTGGGCGACGAAGAGGCCCGCTCGGCATTTGCCGGACGCAAGGCCCTTTCCATGCAGGACTGCTGGGAATTTCGGACCGTGGAGCAAGGATTTTTTGATACCGATCTCTATCTCAGGCTGCGAGCAAAGGAGTAGGAATGTTCACAGGAATCATCCAGGGCCTTGGCCGGGTGGCGGGCATGGACCGAAGCGGCGGCGAAACCCGCTTCAAGATCCGTCCGGACTTTGCCCTGACCGACTACGCCCTTGGCGAATCCATCGCCGTGAACGGGGTCTGTCTGACCGTGGAAACTTTCGGAACGGGCTGGTTCACGGCCTACGCTTCCGGCGAGACCATGTCCGTGACCAACCTTGGCGCCCTTGGCATATCCTCGGCGGTCAACATCGAACGGGCCCTGGCCGTGGGCGACCGCCTTGGCGGACACATCGTCTCCGGCCATGTCGATTGCCTGGCCGAGGTGCTGTCCGTCAGGCAGGCCGGCCAGTCCCGAATCTACCGCCTGGGCTTCCCGGCACCCTACTCGGCCCAGGTCATCCCCAAGGGTTCCGTGGCCCTGGACGGGATAAGCCTGACAGTCAACGATTGCGGTCAGGGTTTTTTGGAAGTAAACATCATCCCGGCCACGCAACGGGAGACAACCATTTCGGACTGGACGCAGGGACGGCGGATCAACATGGAGACCGATGTCATCGGCAAGTATGTGCAGCGCATGCTTAATCCTTGGAGCGAAAGTCGCACCACGGGCACTCCATCGGCCATCACCCCTGATTTTCTGAAAGAACACGGATTCTGATCGTCACTCCAGTCCGACAGCCCATAAACGAGGAAAAAAGATGCACAAATGCTCGGCCGAAGAGGCCATCAAAGAAATAAAGGCCGGGAAGATGATCATCCTGGTCGACGACGAGGACCGGGAAAATGAAGGCGATCTGACCATCGCCGCCGAAATGGTCACTCCCGACGCCATCAATTTCATGGCCAAGTACGGACGCGGCCTCATCTGCCTTGCCCTGGAGCCGGCCCTGGTCGACAAGCTGGAACTCCCCCTCATGGCGCGCCGCAACACCTCCAAATTCGGCACCAATTTCACCGTGTCCATCGAGGCCAAGCAGGGCGTGACCACGGGCATCTCCGCCCATGACCGGGCCCTGACCATCCAGACCGCCGTGGCCGACGAAACCACCCCCGAGGATCTGGCCACCCCCGGCCACATCTTCCCCCTGCGTGCCAAGCCGGGCGGAGTCCTGGTTCGCGCTGGACAGACCGAGGGCTCCGTGGACCTGGCCCGCCTTGCCGGACTCAAGGGCGCGGCCGTCATCTGCGAAATCATGAACGACGACGGCACCATGTCGCGCATGCCCGACCTCAGGAAATTCGCCGAAGAGCACGACATGAAGATCGCCACCATCGCCGATCTCATCGCCTACCGCTCCCGCAAGGACTCCCTGGTCCGCCGCGTGGCCGAGGCGCGCATGCCTACCTGCTACGGCGATTTCACCATCGTGGCCTACGAGAACGACATCGACGCCCATACGCACATCGCCCTGGTCAAGGGGGATATCTCCGAGGACAGCCCCGTGCTGGTCCGGGTGCACAGCGAATGCCTGACCGGCGACGTTTTCGGCTCCATGCGCTGCGACTGCGGCAGCCAGCTGCAGCGGGCCATGCAGATCGTCAATGACGAAGGCGCCGGCGTCATCCTCTACATGCGCCAGGAAGGCCGCGGCATAGGCCTTGGCAACAAGATCAAGGCCTACCACCTGCAGGACGAGGGCCGCGACACCGTGGAGGCGAATCTGGAACTGGGCTTCGCGCCCGATCTGCGCGATTACGGCCTGGGCGCGCAGATCCTGGTCGATCTTGGCGTGAAGCACATGCGGCTCATGACCAACAACCCCAAGAAGATCATCGGCCTGGAGGGCTACGGCCTGAAAGTCGTGGAGCGGGTGCCCATCGAAATTCCGGCCTGCGACGACAACAAGTGCTATCTGCACACCAAGCATTCAAAACTCGGCCATCTGTTGCATTTTGAAGCCGAAAACAAATAATTTTTTTTAAGGGAGTAGACATGCTGCACATCAAGACCATCGAAGGCCAGATGCAGGCCCAGGATCAGAAGTTCACGATCATCGCCAGCCGCTTCAACGACTTCATCGTCGATCGTCTCATCGGCGGGGCCGTGGATTATCTGCTTCGTCACGGAGCCACCCGCGAGAACATCACCCTCATCCGCGTGCCTGGCGCATTCGAGATGCCTCTGGTGGCCCAGAAAGTCGCGAGGAGCGGCAAGGCCGACGCCATCGTCTGCTTGGGCGCGGTAATCCGTGGCGCCACACCCCATTTCGACTATGTCTGCAGCGAAGCCACCAAGGGCATCGCCCATGTGTCCATGGACACCGGCGTACCCATCGGCTTTGGCCTTTTGACCACGGACACCCTGGAACAGTCCATCGAACGCGCCGGCAGCAAGGGCGGAAACAAGGGTGTCGAAGCCGCGTCCGCGGTTCTGGAAACCCTGCGCGTATTGCAGCAGATCTAGGGGAAATCCGTGACTCACAACCGTCGGCATCAACGCCGCTTCGCCTTTCAGGTCATCTATTCGCTGGTTTTCGGCCGGGAAATGTCCAAGGACTCCCTCATCAAGTCCTTTGACAATTTCTGGACCGAAGAGGAATTCGACATGGAGCGCCAGGATTCCTACGCCTGGACTCTGGTCGAGGGCGTGTTCGACAATTACGACAGCATTGACGAGATCATCACCCAGCACTCGCAGCACTGGAAATTGAACCGCATCGCCAAGGTCGAACTGACCATCCTGCGGCTCTCCCTCTTCGAGATGCTCTTCTGCCCCGACATCCCCATCAAGGTGGCCATGAACGAAGCCATCGAACTGGCCAAGGATTTCGGGGACGACAACTCCAAGACCTTCGTCAACGGAGTGCTCGACGCCGCGGCCAAGGGTGCCCAGCGCAATGAACACAAGACAATTCAGTCCGCCAACACGGAATCTTGAGGACAGCATGAGGCATTACGATTTCAAGCAGATCGAGGAAAAATGGCAAAAGGCCTGGGAAGACCAGGCCTGTTTTCGAACCGACATGTCCCGGGACGGCGAAAAATACTATGTCCTGGAAATGTTTCCCTACCCCTCGGGACGCATCCACATGGGGCATGTGCGTAACTATTCCATCGGCGACGTGGTCGCCCGTTACAAACGCATGCAGGGCTTCAACGTGTTCCACCCCATGGGCTGGGACGCCTTCGGCCTGCCTGCCGAGAACGCGGCCATCAAGAACAACACCCACCCCGCCAAGTGGACCTACGAAAACATCGCCTACATGCGCACCCAGCTCAAACGCCTGGGCTATTCCTACGACTGGGACCGGGAAATCGCGACGTGTCACCCCGGATACTACCGTTTCGAACAGGAATTCTTCCTCAAGTTCCTGGAAAAAGGACTGGTTTACCGCAAGAACGCTCCGGTCAACTGGTGTCCGAGCTGCCACACGGTACTGGCCAACGAACAGGTCGAGGAAGGCCTGTGCTGGCGCTGCGATTCCGAGGTGCAGCAAAAACAGCTTTCGCAGTGGTTTTTGCGCATCACCGACTACGCCGAGGAGCTTCTGGCTGATCTGGACAAGCTGACCGAAGGCTGGCCGGAGCGCGTGCTGACCATGCAGCGCAACTGGATCGGCAAAAGCATCGGCGCCGAAATTTCCTTCAAGGTCCAGGACCTTGACGAAGAAATCCCCGTATTCACGACCCGCCCCGACACGCTCTTCGGCGCGACGTTCATGAGCCTAGCTCCGGAACATCCGCTGGTGCAGAAGCTCGTCGCCGGGACCTCCCAGGAAGCCGCTGTCAGCGAATTCGTGGACCGCATCGCCAAGATGGACCGCATCGTCCGCACCGCTGACGACCTGGAAAAGGAAGGCGTCTTCACCGGACGGTACTGCATCAATCCCCTGAACGGTCTTGAAATGCCCATCTATGTGGCCAACTTCGTGCTCATGGGCTACGGCACGGGCGCGGTCATGGCCGTCCCGGCTCACGACCAGCGCGATTTCGAATTCGCGGCCAAATACCAGTTGCCCGTGCAGGTGGTCATAAATCCCAAGGACATAAGTCTTGATCCGAAGACCATGACCGAGGCCTATTCCGACCCCGGCATAATGACCAATTCGGGACAGTTCGACGGCATGGGCAACGAAGAGGCCAAAAAGGCCATCGTGGACATGCTCGCGGCCCGGGATCTGGGCAAGCCCACGGTCAACTATCGCCTGCGCGACTGGAACATTTCCCGCCAGCGCTACTGGGGCGCGCCCATACCGGTCATCTATTGCGATGACTGCGGCATCGTGCCCGTGCCGGCAAGCCAGCTCCCGGTGGAGCTGCCCCTGGACGTCAAGGTCAACGCCGACGGTCGCTCCCCCCTGCCGGATTGCGAAAGTTTCGTGAACGTCGCCTGCCCGACCTGCGGCAAGCCCGCCCGTCGCGAGACGGACACCATGGACACCTTCGTGGAGTCATCCTGGTATTTCGCCCGCTACACCTCGGCCCGCAACGAGACCGAGGCCTTCGACCCGGCGGAGGTCGCATACTGGATGCCGGTTGACCAGTACATAGGCGGCATCGAACACGCCATCCTGCATCTTTTGTATTCGCGCTTTTTCGTCAAGGCTCTGCGCGACGAAGGATACCTCACCCACGACGAACCGTTCAAGAACCTGCTGACCCAGGGCATGGTTCTGCTGCATGGTTCCAAGATGTCCAAATCCAAGGGCAACGTGGTCGATCCTGACGAGATGATCGCCAAGTACGGAGCGGACACCGTTCGCCTGTTCTGCCTTTTCGCCGCGCCGCCGGAAAAGGATCTGGAATGGAACGACAAGGGCATCGAGGGTTCAAGCCGTTTTCTGAACCGCCTGTGGCGGCTGGTGGACGAACTCGATGACATCCTCTCCCCCGTCGGCACATGCGTGAGCGTGGAAGGATCGCTCGGCGAGGCCGAGGCCGAACTGCGCCGCAAGGAACACGACACCGTGCGCAGAGTGGAACGCGATATTGAAAACAAGTTCCAGTTCAACACGGCCATTGCCGCCATGATGGAGCTGGTCAACACCCTCTACGCGACCAAGGACGACCTGCGCGGCAGCAAGCACGGCCCGCGCCTTTTGTCATCGGCCATCTCTTCCCTGCTGGTGACCCTGTCGCCCATCGCCCCGCACGTCTGCGAAGAAGTCTGGAACCGCATGGGGTACACCAGGACCCTGGCCGCCGAACCCTGGCCCATTCACGACCCCGAAGCCCTCAAGACCAACGAGGTGACCGTGGTTTTGCAGGTCAACGGCAAGCTTCGCGGCCAGATCACGGTTGCGGCGGATGCGACCTCGGAAGAAATAGAGACTCAGGCCATGAACGATCAAAACGTCTCACGACACATCGAGGGCAAAACAATTGTCAAAACAATCGTCATTCCCGGAAAACTGGTCAACGTGGTTGTCAGGTAGCCTTGTGTGGGCGGTGCTCTGCATCGCCCTCCTGCTGCCCGCATGCGGATATCAGCTCACTGCCCGGGCTCCGATCCAGCTGCCCCAGGACAGCACGCGCCTCTATCTGGACAAGGTCACCAACCCGACCACCGAGACATGGATCGAGCCCATGCTCAGAAGCAGCCTGCGCGACGAACTGACCCGCCGCGGCAACGTGACCTGGGTCAGCCGGGACGAGGCCGAGGCCACGGTCAACATCGACGTGCGCTCCTACAGCACCTCCGACTCCCTGAAGGGCCGCGATGACGTGACCCTCAAGTCAGCGGCCAGCATTCAGATGGTGGTCACCTTTTTCAGCACCAAGACCAACGCCCTGATCTGGACCTCGGGTCCGATCTTAGCCTCTGAATCCTTTCGGGGCGCCAGCGAAATCCAGTCGAGCTCGGGCACCCTGCAGTCAACAAGCGCCAAGCGCGAAGCGACCCAGGAAGCCGTAGACCTCGCGGTGCGCAAAGTGGCCGACCAGCTGGGCCAGAAGTTCTGATCCGGACATGACCAGACAGGGCTTCTCCTTTCTCGTCTGCGCGGACCCGGAACTTTTGAAGGACCGCGTGGAAGAACTCCTGGAAGGCCAGGATTTTGCCGTTCGAACTTTTTGGGGTGATGAAGAACTCCCGGATCGCTTCTGGCAAACCCTGACCGTTCCCTCCATGATGGGCCCGCCCAACGCCGTGGTCCTGCGCCGGGCCCAGGACCAGAACGACGAATTCTGGACCCGCATGGCAGCCCTTTTGGCCATGGCCAGGCCTTCGGTCTGGCCCATGTTCTGCATTGAGGGCGAGTGGAAATCCGGCAAATCCAACGTGCCCAAGACCGTGAGCAAGGGAAGATACTGGGCCGCCGCACAAAAAAGGGGCTGGATCTGGGAACATCCCGGCCTCTCCCGCGCTACCATCGGCCAGGAACTCGATCGCTTTGCCGCGCGCCACGGACTGACCTACGCCCATGGCGTCAAGAAAATCCTGGCGGAATCCCTGCCGCTCAGCACCATTGCCCTGCGCAACGAGCTGGAAAAAATCCTGCTCCTGGCAGGCCCGGAAAAATCAATCCTGCCCGAACACCTCACGGCCCTCGATGCCGAGGAGGCCTTTGATCTCTTCGCCTTTCTGCGCTCCCTGCAAACTCCCGCCGGCCGTCAGAAGGCCTGGGACCGTCTCCTGAACGACCCGGCCATGGCTGGCGGAGACATGGTTTTTCCGGTCTCCTCGCTCATGCTGCGCGAAGCCCGCCAGCTCTGGCAACTCCTGCACGGAGAAGACGGCAAGGTCCAACTCTACCCCAGTCTGAAAACGGAAAAGAAACGCTTGGCCCAGCGTCTGGGACCGACGCGCATCGGCCGCTTCTGGGATATCGTGCTGCAGGCCGACACGGACATCAAAACCGGAAGGTTAAAACCCGCCCAGGCCATGGAAAACCTCGTCAAGGAAGCCCAGCGCCTGTGGTGAAAGAGGACGCAGCCCACTATCTGGGACACCGCCAGCGGCTGCGCGAACGCCTGGACAACGATCCCCGGGCCCTGTCCGATTATGAAGTGCTGGAATTGCTTCTGACCTACGCCTTGCCCCGCAAGGACACCAAGCCCATCGCCAAAGAGATGATCTCACGTTTCGGATCGCTTGGCGACGCGTTGCTCGCCGACCCCGTCCGCATCGCCGAAATCCCCGGCCTCGGCGAAAGCGCTGCCAGATTCTGGCGGACACTGCACGAATGCCGCGCGCGCCAGGCATGCGGCGCGATAGCCCGCAGGGAAAAATTCTCATCGCCGGAACAGGTTCGGGACATGGTCTGCGCCCGCCTTGGGCACCTTACCAAGGAAGAATTCTGGGTCATCCTCGTCGACAACCAGAACAGGCTCATCTCCTTTGAACGCGTCTTTCGGGGCACCGTGGATCAGACCGCGGCCTACCCACGCGAAATCCTCGAACTGGCCCTGCGCCACCATGCCGGCGGACTGATCCTGGTCCACAACCACCCCGGCGGAAACCCCGTCCCCTCATCGCAAGACAAGGCCCTGACCGAAACCATCGCCCGCCTGGCGGACGACCTCGGCTTGCGCCTGCTGGACCACATTGTCGTGACTTCCGAGACCTTTTCCAGCTTCCGCGCCCAAGGCCTGCTCTGATTTTTTATTCCCAAATGGGAAAAAATCCATTTTTTTTCTTGCCTGGGGCTCCAGGAGCCTTATAATTGACTGAATTTGCTTTTCGCGGCTTGAAACAACGCGAATACAACACCACGAGGAGACCTCCATGAGCGAAGAAAAAACGTTTTCCCCGGAAAAAGACGAACTTCAGGGCGAAAATTCAGATACAGCCAGTGCCGACAGCTCTGTTCAGGAAGCGGAAATCCCGACCACCATGCCTCTTTTGGCGGTCAGGGACATTGTCGTCTTCAATTACATGATCCTGCCCCTGTTCGTCGGACGTGAAAAAAGCGTGCAGGCTGTGGACGCGGCGCTCAACGGCAGCCGCTACATCTTCATCAGCACGCAAAAGGACGAGGGCGTGGACGATCCCTCTCCCGAGGATCTCTACGCCACCGGCACCGTGGCCATGATCATGCGCATGCTCAAGATGCCCGACGGCCGACTCAAAGTCCTGGTCCAGGGCCTGACTCGCGCCAGAATCACCGAATTCGTGCAGCACGATCCCTTCGACATGGTCAAAATTGATACCATCGACGAGCTCGTGGTTGAAAATCCCGGCCCCGAAGAAGAAGCCCTGCTGCGCTCGGTCAAGGAACAGAGCGAAAAAATCCTGACCCTGCGCGGCATTGACGCCGGCGAGATCATGAACGTGCTCAACGCCGTGAACGAGCACGGCCGCCTGGCCGACCTGGTCGCATCCAACCTGCGCATGAAGTCCTCCGAGGCCCAGCGCATCCTGGAAAGCCATGATCCCATCGAACGACTGAACCTGGTCAACTCCCAGCTGGTCAAGGAAGTGGAAGTGGCCTCCATGCAGGCCAAGATCCAGAGCATGGCCAAGGAAGGGATGGACAAGGCCCAGCGCGAATATTTCCTGCGCGAGCAGCTCAAAGCCATTCGCCGCGAGCTTGGCGACAAGGGCGGCGAAGGCGAAGAGATGGAAGAACTCAGAAAAACGCTGAACTCCCTTGGCCTGCCCAAGAAGGTAAAAAAAGAGGCCGACAAGCAGCTCTCGCGACTTGAGTCCATGCATCCCGACAGCTCGGAAGCGACCATCCTGCGCACCTATATCGACTGGCTCATCGACCTGCCCTGGAAAAAGACGTCCAAGGACCGGCTCGACATCAAGGAAGCGGCCAAAATCCTCCACGAGGACCACTACAACCTTGAAAAGGTCAAGGAGCGCATTCTCGAATACCTGAGCGTACGCAAGCTCAATCCGTCCATGAAGGGCCCGATCCTGTGTTTTGTGGGCCCTCCCGGAGTTGGCAAGACCTCGCTTGGCAAGTCCATCGCCAGATCCCTCGGGAGAAAATTCGTACGCATGTCGCTGGGCGGAATGCGTGACGAGGCCGAGATCCGAGGACACCGCCGCACCTACATCGGCGCCATGCCCGGCCGCATCATCCAGTCCATGAAGGACGCCGGAACGATCAACCCGGTCATCATGCTCGACGAAATCGACAAGCTCGGCAACGATTTCAGAGGCGATCCGTCCTCGGCGCTGCTGGAGGTGCTCGATCCGGAACAGAACAACTCCTTCACGGATCATTACCTCAACGTGCCCTACGATCTGTCGAAGGTCATGTTCATCTGCACGGCCAACATGCTCGACACCATCCCGTCGGCCCTTTTGGACCGCATGGAAGTGATCCGCATCCCCGGCTACACGGAGCAGGAGAAGACCATCATCGCACGGCGCTACCTCCTGACCAGACAGATCAAGGAAAACGGTCTCACCAGCGACACCCTGATCATCTCCGACGCGGTTCTGGCCGAGATCATCAGAGGCTACACGCGCGAAGCGGGCCTGCGCAACCTGGAGCGGGAAATCGGCTCCATCTGCCGCAAGTACGCGCGCCGGGTGGCCGAGGGCAAGAAGGGGCCGTTCCGCGTGACCACCTCGGCGCTCATCAAGCTCCTGGGTCAGCCCAAATTCATGGATGAGGAGCGTGAAAGCTCCATGCCCCCCGGCGTGGCCCTGGGTCTGGCCTGGACGCCCTACGGCGGCGAGATCCTGCACATCGAATGCAGCCTTTTGCCGGGCAAGGGCAAGCTCATCCTGACCGGAAAGCTCGGCGAGGTGATGAAGGAAAGCGCCCAGGCGGCACTGAGCTTTGCCCGCACCAAGAGTGCGAGCCTGCAGCTTGCCGATGACTTCTTCGACACGCACGACATTCACATCCATGTCCCGGCCGGCGCCACGCCCAAGGACGGACCATCCGCCGGCGTGACCCTCGTCACGGCGCTCATGTCGGCCATCAGTAATGAACCGGTGGCCTCGGATGTGGCCATGACCGGCGAAATCACCCTGCGCGGACGGGTCATGCCGGTGGGCGGCATCAAGGAAAAAATCCTGGCGGCGGTCAGTCACGGGGTCAAGAAGGTGCTCATCCCGGCCCGCAACGCTCACGACCTGGACGAGATCCCCAAGGAACTCAGAAAGCGAATCACGGTCAAAACCGTGGAAACCATCGACGAAATCTGGCCGGAAGTGCGTTCCTTGAAAAACGAATGATCCACCCCCTCGCTTAAAAATGAAAACCCCCGTGACACCAACATGTCGCGGGGGTTTTCATTTGCCGTGCCCGGGAGCGCGACTCATGTCCGGCGGAGGTTCGGGCCTTGTTCCGAAGATGCGCTTGCGGGCAGATCGATGACAAATCTGGTCCCGGTGTCAGGCGTCGACTCCACCCACATTTTTCCGCCGTGCCCACGAGTCACGATGAAGTAGGACACGGAAAGCCCAAGCCCCGTGCCGATGCCTGTAGGCTTGGTGGTAAAGAAGGGTTCGAAGATCCGGCGCATGACGTCGGCGGGCATGCCCGCCCCGTTGTCCTCGATCTCGCAGCGTATGCCCGAGGCCAGGTTCGATAGTCTGATCACGATTTTCGGATCTTCGGACCGCTGATCGCCCATGGTCATGGCCTGGGCCGCATTGCGCAGCAGATTCAAAAAGACCTGCTCAAGTTCCGTCTCCGTGCACTCGACCGGCACAAGATCCAAGGCATAATCCTTGACGATGCGGATCTGCTTAAAATCGAAGCTTTTCTTCAGGTCATAGTCGTTTTGCGCCAGAATCAAGGCCCGGTCCACAATGACCGGCAGCGAGCAAACCGCGCGTCTGGATTCGCTGCGGCGACTAAAATCGAGCATGTGCCGGATAATATCCGCCGCACGCAAGGCGGCGTCCTGCATGTCCTGCACAAATGTCAGAATTTTGCGTTCCTGCATGTATTTCTCAAGCAGCTCCATATCAAGGCCGATGCTCTTGGCCACTTCGATATTCCTGTGAAAATCGGGACGGGTGCGCTGCACCAGATTCTGCGCGCTCTGCACGATGATCCCCAACGGATTGTTGATCTCATGGGCGACTCCGGCCGCGATGCCACCCACCGAGACCATCTTCTCGCTCTGAATCATCATCTCCTGCATGCGCTTGAACTCGGTCACATCCCGTATCACGGCCAGAAGATAGCGCTCCATGCCGAGACTTATGAACTGGCCCGAAACGCTGCACGGCACATGCGCGCCGTCCTTGCGCCGGAATTCGAGTTCCATGTTGTTGAACTGGCCGGCTCTCTTCAGGCGGTCGATCACCCGCCCGCGACTCTCAGGATCGACGAACAGACCGATCTCAAGGGCGCTCCTGCCCACAAGCTCATCCTGGCGGTATCCTGTGAGCCGTGCGTAAGCGTCGTTGACTTCGACCAGCAGGCCGCTGTCCGGATCCGACAGCGAAATGGCGTCAGGGGAGAGCTTGAAGAGACGCGAAAATTTTTCCTCGGATTGACGCAACCGCTCCTCAGTGCGCTTGCGTTCGGTGATATCGCGAAAAATCCCCTCGACTCCAAGAACGGCGCCCTGCTCGTTGTAGTAAAGCCCGCTCGATGTGGCCACGAGCACCGGCTGGCCGTCCTTGCGCTTCAAGACCACCTCGAAGTCGGCCACGAAGTCCTGGGCCTTAATGCGCTGTAAGAAATTCCGTCGTTCCTCGGATTCGAACCAAAATTCCTCGTTCAATCGTCCGAGCATCTCCTCGGTGCTTTCGTAGCCCAGCAGGCGGGCCCCCGACGGGCTGACCATGGCGAGCCGACCCTCGGCGTCGGTGCGGTAGAAGACGTCATGAATATTGTCGATGACCGAGCGATAGAGCTTCTCACTTTT includes these proteins:
- the ribD gene encoding bifunctional diaminohydroxyphosphoribosylaminopyrimidine deaminase/5-amino-6-(5-phosphoribosylamino)uracil reductase RibD; translation: MRDENVFMDRAIRLAEKGRGRTAPNPCVGAVLVRGGEIVAEGWHTACGQPHAEVEALRDARAKGIDPSGCTLYVTLEPCNHHGKTPPCTQAILEAGIAEVVIGCIDPNRSVAGGGADSLRNRRVKVRTGLREQECKDLIADFLIWQTTARPYSILKLATTLDGKIATRDGQAAWISGEASRREVHRLRTWCGAVIVGGGTFRADNPMLTCRLPEYDGPQPLAVIVSRELPDPGKGSHLLSARPGQTVFWTTEAQSRSERATQLTELGVTVWGLPFLKSEPEALDLGAGLQLLRSDKGCLYTLTEGGGHLAGSMQRQGLVDELRIFQAMKVLGDEEARSAFAGRKALSMQDCWEFRTVEQGFFDTDLYLRLRAKE
- a CDS encoding riboflavin synthase is translated as MFTGIIQGLGRVAGMDRSGGETRFKIRPDFALTDYALGESIAVNGVCLTVETFGTGWFTAYASGETMSVTNLGALGISSAVNIERALAVGDRLGGHIVSGHVDCLAEVLSVRQAGQSRIYRLGFPAPYSAQVIPKGSVALDGISLTVNDCGQGFLEVNIIPATQRETTISDWTQGRRINMETDVIGKYVQRMLNPWSESRTTGTPSAITPDFLKEHGF
- a CDS encoding bifunctional 3,4-dihydroxy-2-butanone-4-phosphate synthase/GTP cyclohydrolase II; this translates as MHKCSAEEAIKEIKAGKMIILVDDEDRENEGDLTIAAEMVTPDAINFMAKYGRGLICLALEPALVDKLELPLMARRNTSKFGTNFTVSIEAKQGVTTGISAHDRALTIQTAVADETTPEDLATPGHIFPLRAKPGGVLVRAGQTEGSVDLARLAGLKGAAVICEIMNDDGTMSRMPDLRKFAEEHDMKIATIADLIAYRSRKDSLVRRVAEARMPTCYGDFTIVAYENDIDAHTHIALVKGDISEDSPVLVRVHSECLTGDVFGSMRCDCGSQLQRAMQIVNDEGAGVILYMRQEGRGIGLGNKIKAYHLQDEGRDTVEANLELGFAPDLRDYGLGAQILVDLGVKHMRLMTNNPKKIIGLEGYGLKVVERVPIEIPACDDNKCYLHTKHSKLGHLLHFEAENK
- the ribH gene encoding 6,7-dimethyl-8-ribityllumazine synthase, translating into MLHIKTIEGQMQAQDQKFTIIASRFNDFIVDRLIGGAVDYLLRHGATRENITLIRVPGAFEMPLVAQKVARSGKADAIVCLGAVIRGATPHFDYVCSEATKGIAHVSMDTGVPIGFGLLTTDTLEQSIERAGSKGGNKGVEAASAVLETLRVLQQI
- the nusB gene encoding transcription antitermination factor NusB, giving the protein MTHNRRHQRRFAFQVIYSLVFGREMSKDSLIKSFDNFWTEEEFDMERQDSYAWTLVEGVFDNYDSIDEIITQHSQHWKLNRIAKVELTILRLSLFEMLFCPDIPIKVAMNEAIELAKDFGDDNSKTFVNGVLDAAAKGAQRNEHKTIQSANTES
- the leuS gene encoding leucine--tRNA ligase, which codes for MRHYDFKQIEEKWQKAWEDQACFRTDMSRDGEKYYVLEMFPYPSGRIHMGHVRNYSIGDVVARYKRMQGFNVFHPMGWDAFGLPAENAAIKNNTHPAKWTYENIAYMRTQLKRLGYSYDWDREIATCHPGYYRFEQEFFLKFLEKGLVYRKNAPVNWCPSCHTVLANEQVEEGLCWRCDSEVQQKQLSQWFLRITDYAEELLADLDKLTEGWPERVLTMQRNWIGKSIGAEISFKVQDLDEEIPVFTTRPDTLFGATFMSLAPEHPLVQKLVAGTSQEAAVSEFVDRIAKMDRIVRTADDLEKEGVFTGRYCINPLNGLEMPIYVANFVLMGYGTGAVMAVPAHDQRDFEFAAKYQLPVQVVINPKDISLDPKTMTEAYSDPGIMTNSGQFDGMGNEEAKKAIVDMLAARDLGKPTVNYRLRDWNISRQRYWGAPIPVIYCDDCGIVPVPASQLPVELPLDVKVNADGRSPLPDCESFVNVACPTCGKPARRETDTMDTFVESSWYFARYTSARNETEAFDPAEVAYWMPVDQYIGGIEHAILHLLYSRFFVKALRDEGYLTHDEPFKNLLTQGMVLLHGSKMSKSKGNVVDPDEMIAKYGADTVRLFCLFAAPPEKDLEWNDKGIEGSSRFLNRLWRLVDELDDILSPVGTCVSVEGSLGEAEAELRRKEHDTVRRVERDIENKFQFNTAIAAMMELVNTLYATKDDLRGSKHGPRLLSSAISSLLVTLSPIAPHVCEEVWNRMGYTRTLAAEPWPIHDPEALKTNEVTVVLQVNGKLRGQITVAADATSEEIETQAMNDQNVSRHIEGKTIVKTIVIPGKLVNVVVR
- the lptE gene encoding LPS assembly lipoprotein LptE, with the protein product MSGSLVWAVLCIALLLPACGYQLTARAPIQLPQDSTRLYLDKVTNPTTETWIEPMLRSSLRDELTRRGNVTWVSRDEAEATVNIDVRSYSTSDSLKGRDDVTLKSAASIQMVVTFFSTKTNALIWTSGPILASESFRGASEIQSSSGTLQSTSAKREATQEAVDLAVRKVADQLGQKF
- a CDS encoding DNA polymerase III subunit delta, which translates into the protein MTRQGFSFLVCADPELLKDRVEELLEGQDFAVRTFWGDEELPDRFWQTLTVPSMMGPPNAVVLRRAQDQNDEFWTRMAALLAMARPSVWPMFCIEGEWKSGKSNVPKTVSKGRYWAAAQKRGWIWEHPGLSRATIGQELDRFAARHGLTYAHGVKKILAESLPLSTIALRNELEKILLLAGPEKSILPEHLTALDAEEAFDLFAFLRSLQTPAGRQKAWDRLLNDPAMAGGDMVFPVSSLMLREARQLWQLLHGEDGKVQLYPSLKTEKKRLAQRLGPTRIGRFWDIVLQADTDIKTGRLKPAQAMENLVKEAQRLW